The Cellulophaga lytica DSM 7489 nucleotide sequence CTTATATGATTAAAGACCCAGAAGTATACAGAGACAAAAAAGTTGTTATTGCTGGTGGTGGAGATTCTGCATTAGACTGGGCAATATTTTTAGCAGACGTAGCAGCAGAAGTATCTTTAGTACACCGTAGAAACGAGTTTAGAGGTGCTTTAGATTCTGTAGAAAAAGCATCAGAACTTGCAAAAGCAGGTAAAATAAAATTGTTTACAGAGGCACAAGTAACCAAACTATACGGAGATGATCATTTAGAGGCTGTAGTTGTAAAATACAACGACGAGGAAAAAGGAGAAAGCTATGTAGAAGTAGATAATTTTATTCCGTTATTTGGACTATCGCCTAAATTAGGACCAATAGGAGATTGGGGATTAGAAATAGAGAAAAATGCTATAAAAGTAGACAACTCTTATGATTACCAAACCAACATTCCTGGTGTATATGCCATTGGTGATGTTAACACCTATAAAGGAAAACTAAAACTAATTTTATCTGGTTTTCATGAAGCAGCCGTAATGTGCCAAAGCGCATACCAACGCATAAACCCAGGCAAACGCTATGTAATGAAATACACAACCGTAGGTGGTGTAGAAGGTTTTGATGGTTCAAAAAAAGAAGCCAAAAAAGAAGTTGTACAAAGCATTTCGTAAAAATATTACAATTTTAAGCCTATATGTGTAAAAAACACGTGTAGGCTTAAAAATTACCAGCAATATTTGGTTATAAAAAAGTTGTGCTGTTACTTTGTGGCATAATTAGTTCATTAATACACTGAAAACGTTATCAAGAAAGGTGGAGGGATTAGACCCTATGAAACCTTAGCAACCCTTTATTCTTATTTAAAGAAGGTGCTACATTCTACTACGTTGTTACATACAACACGGCAGATAACTCACAAATTAGTAAAGACATTCACAGTCTTCTCTCATTTACCTTACTTGATATTTTATTTATAGCGTTCCATTTGTTTGCAAGCACAAATGGCCAGGCTTTCTGCTGTATTTTTTGGTTTTAGCAAACAGGTTTTACAAACCGTTGCAACCAAAAAGATGCCGCATCAATCCTTAACGCACAACACAATATTATACGGTACAATGAAAAGGATACAAGACATATTAAAAGAAAGAATTTTAGTGCTAGACGGTGCAATGGGTACAATGTTACAGCGCTACAAATTCACCGAAGAAGATTTTAGAGGCAAACGTTTTGCAGACTGGGAACATCCATTACAAGGCAATAACGATTTACTCTCTCTAACTCAGCCAGAAGCTATAGCAGAAGTACACCGTAAATATTTTGCAGCTGGGGCAGACATTGTAGAAACCAACACCTTTTCTGGTACAACTATAGCAATGGCAGACTATTTTATGGAAGATTTAGTGTACGAGCTAAATTATGAGTCGGCACGTATTGCAAAACAAGTTGCAGATGAGTTTACAGCAAAAGAACCACACAAACCAAGGTTTGTAGCAGGTAGTATTGGACCCACCAATAAAACCGCAAGTATGTCTCCAGACGTTAACGACCCAGGTTTTAGAGGTGTTACTTTTGATGAACTTAGAATAGCTTACAAACAACAAGTAGAAGCATTGTTAGATGGTGGCTCAGATATCTTATTAGTAGAAACCATTTTTGATACCCTTAATGCAAAAGCAGCACTTTTTGCCATAGAAGAAGTAAAAGAAGAGCGTAATATAGATGTTCCTATAATGGTAAGTGGTACAATTACAGATGCCTCTGGCAGAACCTTATCAGGGCAAACAGCAGAAGCTTTTTTAATATCTATAAGTCATATTCCTATTTTATCTGTTGGTTTTAATTGTGCTCTAGGAGCAAGTCAATTGGTACCGCATTTAGAGGTATTGGCAGCAAAAACAGATTTTGGAGTATCTGCACATCCAAATGCAGGTTTGCCAAATGCATTTGGTGAGTATGATGAGACTGCAGAGCAAATGGCAGCACAAATAAAAGAATACTTAGATAAAAGCTTGGTAAATATTGTTGGTGGTTGTTGTGGTACAACACCAGAACACATTAATGCAATTGCTAATTTGGTAAAAGATTACAAACCCAGAAATATTGCTTTAGAAACTGTCTAATATGAAAAATTTAAAACCTAAATATTTAAAACTTTCAGGATTAGAACCATTGGTTGTTACACCAGATACTAACTTTATTAATGTAGGTGAACGTACTAACGTAGCTGGTTCTAAAAAGTTTTTAAGGCTAATAAAAGAAGAAAAGTTTGATGAAGCTCTAGATATTGCACGCCACCAAGTAGAAGGTGGGGCGCAAATTATAGACATTAATATGGATGACGGACTTATAGATGGCAAAGAAGCTATGGTTAAGTTCTTAAACCTAGTTATTGCAGAACCAGATATTGCTAGAGTTCCTATAATGATAGACAGCTCTAAATGGGAAATTATAGAAGCTGGTTTACAAGTGGTTCAAGGTAAATGTGTGGTAAACTCTATAAGTCTTAAAGAAGGAGAAGAAGAATTTATACACCACGCCAAACTTATTAAGCGTTACGGTGCAGCCGTAATTGTAATGGCTTTTGATGAGGTAGGACAGGCAGATAATTATGAACGTAGAATAGAAATAGCTAAACGTTCTTATGATGTTTTGGTAAACAAGGTAAACTTTGCACCAGAAGACATCATTTTTGATCTTAATATTTTTCCTGTTGCTACCGGTATGGATGAGCATAAACGCAACGCCATAGATTTTATAGAAGCTACAGCTTGGGTAAAGGAAAATTTACCACATTGTAGTGTAAGTGGAGGTGTTAGTAATGTGTCGTTTTCTTTTAGAGGTAACAACCCTGTGCGTGAGGCTATGCACTCAGTTTTTTTATACCACGCCATACAGGCAGGTATGAATATGGGAATTGTAAATCCTACTATGCTAGAGGTTTATGATGATATTCCTAAGGATTTATTAGAGCGTGTAGAAGATGTAATGTTAGACCGTAGGGATGATGCTACAGAACGTTTGTTAGATTTTGCAGAAACGGTAGTTGGTAAGGCAAAAGAGAGCACGGTAGATTTATCATGGAGAGAAGAACCTATACAAAACCGTATTACTAGAGCATTGGTAAAAGGTATAGACCAGTATATTGTAGAAGACGTAGAAGCAGCTAGGCAAAGTGTAGACAAACCTATTGAGGTTATAGAAGGTCATTTAATGACTGGGATGAATGTTGTTGGTGATTTGTTTGGTAGCGGAAAAATGTTTTTACCGCAGGTTGTAAAGTCAGCACGAGTAATGAAAAAAGCGGTTGCTTACTTATTGCCTTATATAGAAGAGGAAAAACTTAAGAATCCGCAAGAGGGAGAGTCTTCTTCTGCAGGTAAAATTTTAATGGCTACTGTTAAAGGAGATGTGCATGATATTGGTAAAAATATTGTGGGCGTGGTTTTAGCATGTAACAATTATGAGATTGTAGATTTAGGGGTAATGGTGCCACCAGAAAAAATTATACAAGCTGCTAAAGATGAAAATGTAGATGTTATTGGTTTAAGCGGATTAATAACACCGTCTTTAGATGAAATGGTTTTTTTAGCTAAGGAAATGGAGCGCCAAAACTTTACTGTGCCTTTGCTTATTGGTGGTGCAACTACTAGCAAAGCACATACTGCAGTAAAAATAGATCCGCAGTATAAAAATGCTGTAGTGTATGTAAACGATGCTTCTAGAGCGGTTACTGTTGTTGGAGATTTATTGCAAAAAGAAACCAAAGATGCTTTTAAAAAGACAATTAAATTAGACTATGAAGAGTTTAGAAAACAATTTTTAAAACGTACCAAACATAAGGAGTATTTACCTATTGCAGATGCGCGTAAAAATAAATATAAAATAGATTGGAAAACATCAGAAATTGTAAAACCAAATGCACTTGGAATACAAGTTATAGAGGAATATGATTTAAATAAGTTGGTTGAGTTTATAGACTGGACTCCTTTTTTTAGAAGCTGGGAGTTGCACGGTAAATTTCCAGATATTTTAACTGATGAAATTGTAGGTACACAGGCTACAGATTTGTTTGCAGAGGCGCAACAAATGCTTACAAAGCTTATTGATGAAAAACTACTAACCGCAAAAGCAGTTTTTGGTTTGTTTAAAGCCAATACAATTAATGATGATGATATTGAGCTAGAAACACCTAACGGAAAACATACCTTTAGAACCTTACGTCAGCAATTAAAGAAGTATGCAGGTAAGCCAAATTTTGCATTGTCTGACTTTATTGCGCCTAAAGAAACAGGTAAAGAAGATTATATAGGTTGTTTTTGCGTAAGTACTGGTTTTGGAGCAGAAGAAATAGCCGAAAATTACCGTAAAAACTTAGACGATTACAATTCTATTATGGTAAAAGCTTTAGCAGATAGGCTAGCAGAAGCTTTTGCAGAATGCTTGCATAAAGATATTAGAACTACACATTGGGGTTATGCTAGTAATGAATCTTTGGATAATGAAGCTTTAATTAAAGAGGAATACAAAGGTATAAGACCTGCACCAGGATATCCTGCTTGTCCAGACCACCTAGAGAAACCTACTATCTGGGATATTTTAAAAGTAAAAGAAACAATAGGTGTAGAACTTACAGATAGTTTGGCAATGTGGCCAGCTGCATCTGTATCTGGTTATTATTTTGCAAATCCAGAGGCTCGCTATTTTGGAGTTGGAAAAATTAAAGAAGACCAAGTTGAAGATTTTGCAGCTCGTAAAAATATAGCATTAGAAACGGCTTTAAAATGGCTTGCACCAAATATAGCAGATGATTAATAGTATGTTGTTGCGTTAGGGATTAAGGTATTGTTGAAGCTCTTTTATGGTTTTTCTCCATAAAAAGCGACTACCGAAAGCCCGACCGTAGGAACGCCAAAAAATATAAAAATGAAAGTAACCGACCATATTAAAAACGCAAACGGAAAAACATTGTTTTCTTTTGAAATTATACCGCCTGTAAAGGGGAGAAATATTCAGGAATTATACGGAAACATAGATCCGTTAATGGAGTTTAAACCGCCTTTTATTGATGTTACCACGTCTAGAGAAGAGTATATTTATATAGACCGTGATGGATTGTTAGATAAAAAACTTACGCGTATGCGCCCAGGAACGGTTGGTATTTGTGCGTCTATAAAACATAAATATGATGTAGATACTGTGCCGCATGTTTTGTGTGGTGGTTTTACTAGAGAAGAAACAGAATATTTATTGGTAGATTGTCATTACCTTGGTATAGATAATGTTATGGCACTGCGTGGTGATGCTATGCGAGAGCAAAAGTATTTTGAGCCTACAAAAGGAGGGCACAAATATGCAGTGAGCTTGGTAGAACAAATACAAAAACTTAATTGTGGTACTTATTTGCATGAGGTTATAGAAACGGATAATTGCTCTGATTTTTGCATTGGTGTTGCCGGTTACCCAGAAAAACATATGGAAGCACCATCTTTATTAACTGACTTAAAACGCTTAAAACAAAAAGTAGATGCTGGTGCAGATTATGTGGTTACACAAATGTTTTTTGATAATAGTAAGTATTTTGAGTTTGTAAAGGCTGCTAAAGATTTTGGAATTCATGTGCCAATTATTCCGGGAATAAAACCAATTGCTGTTAAAAAACACCTACAGTTACTACCACAAGTTTTTAAAATTGATGTACCACAAGACTTAGTAGATGCTGTTGAGGATTGTAAGGATAATAAAGCAGTGCGCCAAGTTGGGGTAGATTGGGCTATACAACAATCTAAGGAGTTAAAAGCTGCTGGTGTACCTGTGTTGCATTACTACTCTATGGGTAAGTCTGACAATATTAAGGCTATAGCAAAAGAACTTTTTTAATTTTTGTAAGTATTAGCCTATAAAGATTTGCTGTAGGTGTAAAATTGCTATTTTTGCACGCAATGAATATAAGAATCCTTTTTATTGCCTTGTTTTCTGTAGGGTGTTTTGCTCAGCAGAAAAGTAAAATAGTAATAGATGCAAATCAGTTTTACGGCTCTATTGCATTACATAATAATAGTATTGCGCATTTAATTAGTGCGCACCCAGCTGGTTTTATTTTAAGTTATAATAAAAAAACTTTTGGTGATGAGGCTTGGGAACAACTTTATAATTATCCAGATTTAGGATACTCGTTTATTTACCAAGATATGAATAATAGTACGCTTGGTAAAAACTATGGTGCGTATGCACATTACAATTTTTATTTTTTTAAAAGAAATGTACAGCTTAGAGTAGGGCAAGGTATTGCATATACTACAAACCCTTATGATAAAGTAACTAACTTTAGAAACAATGCATATGGGTCTGATATTTTAAGTAGTACCTATGCAATGGTTAATTACCATAAAGAGAATATTTATAAGGGCTTGGGTTTTAAAGCCGGACTAACATTAATTCATTATTCTAACGCAAACTTTAAAGCGCCAAATACATCTACAAACACCATTGCATTAAATGCAGGTTTAACGTATGACCTAGACGGAGGAAAAAAAATACCATACAAGACCATTACAGATACTACAAATTACAACCAACCTATACACTTAAATGTAGCTTTTAGAGGTGGTGTTAATGAAAGTGATGTTATTGGTTTGGGACAATCTCCTTTTTATATTTTATCTGCTTATGCAGATAAAAGAATTGGTAGAAAAAGTGGATTTCAGTTAGGTGCAGATGTTTTCTTTTCTAAATTTTTAAAGGAATTAATTACATACAATTCTATTGCTTTTCCTGAGAAGGAAGTAGATGCTAATGACGATTATAAACGTGTTGGTGTTTTTGTTGGACACGAGTTGTACATAAACAAAATGTCTGTAGTAACACAACTAGGCTATTATGTATATTACCCGTTTGATTTTGAAGGTAGAATGTATAATAGAATGGGACTTAAGCGTTACTTTGGAGATAAAATGTTTGCTGCAGTTACTTTAAAATCTCACGCTGCTAAAGCAGAGGCCGTAGAGTTTGGAGTTGGAATCCGTTTTTAAAAATATGAAGATGATTACAAGAAAACAGATTAAAAATATAGGATTACAAATTACGGGTAAATCAATTTTGTTATACACTTTAACACTTGCTTTAGTGTATGGTTGTAATAGTGAAAATGTATCTGATTGTTTACAGAACGCAGGAGATATAATTACAGAAGAAATAGTAGTAGAACCGTTTACTACTATTACTATTTTTGAAAACTCTGCTTTAGTAATAAAAGAAGGTCCTGTGCAAAAAGTTGAGGTAGAAACAGGAGAATATTTGCGTAGTGATATAGATGCAAAAGTTGTAGATGGTAAGTTGCTCTTAACTAATACTAACGGTTGTAATTTTACTAGAGACTATGGTTTAACTACTTTTTATGTTACTGCACCAAATATAACATCTATACGTAGTAGTACAGGTTTTGATATTAGTAGTGATGGGATTTTAAGTTACCCAAATTTGAGCCTTTTATCTGAAGATTTTGGTGACTCAGAAGCAGATTTTACAACTGGGTCTTTTGATTTAGAATTATCTGGTACAAGAGTTTCTTTGGTTTCTAACGGAGCTGCTTATTTTAAATTAAAAGGAACAGCAGAAAGTTTAAATGTTGTTTTTGCAGCTGGAGACTCTAGATTAAATGCCGAAAATTTATTAGCTAAAAATGTAAGTGTAAACCACAGAAGTTCTAATGATATGCTGGTAAATCCGGAAGAGAGTATATCTGGTACAATTAGAGGTGTTGGTGATGTTATTAGTTTTAACAAACCAAATGTTGTAAATGTAGAGGAGCTTTATAAAGGAAAGCTTATATTTAAAGAGTAATAATTAAAGTTGCTTAATATTGAGTTTTAAAAGATTCTTCTCTTATTTTTCTAATAGAATTGGTAGAAATAAACCAAAAAAAACAACAAATAGTATTAGCTATAGTAAGGCTGATAAACTACTGCAATCTTTAATAAGTAATGCAAAAGTTCCAGGTATTGCTATTAAAGTAACACAACACAATAAAACTATTTTTGATAAAGGATATGGATTTTCTGATCTAGAAAAGAAAACGCAAATAAACACTGCAACATCTGTATTTAGAATAGCAAGCGTTTCTAAGCCCATTGCTGCAACTGCATTAGCTATAATGGTGCAAGATGGTGTAATAGATTTGGAAGAGTCTTTTTATACTTATGTTCCTTATTATCCTAAAAAAAAGTACGACTTTACAATTAAACAATTGGCTACTCATACCGCAGGTATACGTGGTTACAGAGGAAAAGAATATGGTTTAAATATACCATATACTATTAAAGATAGTATTGTTATTTTTAAGGATGATGATTTGCTTTTTAAACCGGGAACAAATTACCATTACAATAGTTATGATTGGGTTTTATTGTCACTAGCAATGCAAGAGGCAAGTGGTGTACCTTTTGAAGATTATGTGCAAAAAAAAGTTTTAGATCCTTTACAAATGAAGCACACATTTGCTGAAGTAAAAGGGAGCTTTATAAAAGGTATTACTCAGTTTTACTCTCAAAAAAAACTTGGTTTTAGAAAAGCATTGGAAGTAAACAATTATTACAAGCTTGCTGGTGGCGGGTTTTTATCTACAACTACAGATATTGTAAAACTAGGGAACGCTTATTTAAAAGGTGATTTTTTACAAGAAGCTATACAGCAACAATTTTTAACAGCGCAAGAAGTAAAAGGTGAGTCTACCTACTATGGTTTAGGTTGGCAAGTAAGTACAGATAAAAAAGTCAATGCGTATTACGGCCATATTGGTAATGGCGTAGGCGGCTACTCAAACTTTTTTGTGTATCCAAAGCAACAATTGGTACTTAGTATATTAACCAATTGTACCAACCCTAATATACAAGATGTGTTGGATGAGGTTGTGCTAGAGTTTGTAGAAAAAGCAAAAGAGTTTACCCTGTAATCTCTGTAAATAAACTTTCTAAGTTTTTATTTTTACGGCTAAGTTGTAGTGTTTTTAGCTGGTTGTCGTGAGCAAAGTCAAACACAGCAGGGCGCATATCTACATCAGTATCAAAAGTAATTTCATAAACAAAACCAGCAGTATTTTTAACAGCAACCACATTTGGTAGTCTGTTTAGTAGTTGCTCTTCAACTCTATAATCAAACTCTACTTCTATAATTTGTTCTTTAGCGTCTCTTAGGTCGGTTAACTTTTTATCTGCAACAACTACACCTTTATTAATAATTACAACACGGTCACAAACGGCTTCTACTTCTTTCATAATATGTGTAGATAGTAAAATGGTTTTTTCTTTACCAATGTCTTTAATTAGTTT carries:
- a CDS encoding homocysteine S-methyltransferase family protein, which encodes MKRIQDILKERILVLDGAMGTMLQRYKFTEEDFRGKRFADWEHPLQGNNDLLSLTQPEAIAEVHRKYFAAGADIVETNTFSGTTIAMADYFMEDLVYELNYESARIAKQVADEFTAKEPHKPRFVAGSIGPTNKTASMSPDVNDPGFRGVTFDELRIAYKQQVEALLDGGSDILLVETIFDTLNAKAALFAIEEVKEERNIDVPIMVSGTITDASGRTLSGQTAEAFLISISHIPILSVGFNCALGASQLVPHLEVLAAKTDFGVSAHPNAGLPNAFGEYDETAEQMAAQIKEYLDKSLVNIVGGCCGTTPEHINAIANLVKDYKPRNIALETV
- a CDS encoding NAD(P)/FAD-dependent oxidoreductase — its product is MIKTDILIIGAGPTGLFTVFEAGLLKLKCHLIDALPQPGGQCAEIYPKKPIYDIPAFPEILAGDLVTNLMEQIKSFEPGFTLAERADTLDKLDDGTFVVTTNKGTKHNAPVVVIAGGLGSFEPRKPQIENILNFEDKGVAYMIKDPEVYRDKKVVIAGGGDSALDWAIFLADVAAEVSLVHRRNEFRGALDSVEKASELAKAGKIKLFTEAQVTKLYGDDHLEAVVVKYNDEEKGESYVEVDNFIPLFGLSPKLGPIGDWGLEIEKNAIKVDNSYDYQTNIPGVYAIGDVNTYKGKLKLILSGFHEAAVMCQSAYQRINPGKRYVMKYTTVGGVEGFDGSKKEAKKEVVQSIS
- a CDS encoding serine hydrolase domain-containing protein produces the protein MSFKRFFSYFSNRIGRNKPKKTTNSISYSKADKLLQSLISNAKVPGIAIKVTQHNKTIFDKGYGFSDLEKKTQINTATSVFRIASVSKPIAATALAIMVQDGVIDLEESFYTYVPYYPKKKYDFTIKQLATHTAGIRGYRGKEYGLNIPYTIKDSIVIFKDDDLLFKPGTNYHYNSYDWVLLSLAMQEASGVPFEDYVQKKVLDPLQMKHTFAEVKGSFIKGITQFYSQKKLGFRKALEVNNYYKLAGGGFLSTTTDIVKLGNAYLKGDFLQEAIQQQFLTAQEVKGESTYYGLGWQVSTDKKVNAYYGHIGNGVGGYSNFFVYPKQQLVLSILTNCTNPNIQDVLDEVVLEFVEKAKEFTL
- a CDS encoding acyloxyacyl hydrolase — protein: MNIRILFIALFSVGCFAQQKSKIVIDANQFYGSIALHNNSIAHLISAHPAGFILSYNKKTFGDEAWEQLYNYPDLGYSFIYQDMNNSTLGKNYGAYAHYNFYFFKRNVQLRVGQGIAYTTNPYDKVTNFRNNAYGSDILSSTYAMVNYHKENIYKGLGFKAGLTLIHYSNANFKAPNTSTNTIALNAGLTYDLDGGKKIPYKTITDTTNYNQPIHLNVAFRGGVNESDVIGLGQSPFYILSAYADKRIGRKSGFQLGADVFFSKFLKELITYNSIAFPEKEVDANDDYKRVGVFVGHELYINKMSVVTQLGYYVYYPFDFEGRMYNRMGLKRYFGDKMFAAVTLKSHAAKAEAVEFGVGIRF
- a CDS encoding head GIN domain-containing protein, producing MITRKQIKNIGLQITGKSILLYTLTLALVYGCNSENVSDCLQNAGDIITEEIVVEPFTTITIFENSALVIKEGPVQKVEVETGEYLRSDIDAKVVDGKLLLTNTNGCNFTRDYGLTTFYVTAPNITSIRSSTGFDISSDGILSYPNLSLLSEDFGDSEADFTTGSFDLELSGTRVSLVSNGAAYFKLKGTAESLNVVFAAGDSRLNAENLLAKNVSVNHRSSNDMLVNPEESISGTIRGVGDVISFNKPNVVNVEELYKGKLIFKE
- the metH gene encoding methionine synthase, whose protein sequence is MKNLKPKYLKLSGLEPLVVTPDTNFINVGERTNVAGSKKFLRLIKEEKFDEALDIARHQVEGGAQIIDINMDDGLIDGKEAMVKFLNLVIAEPDIARVPIMIDSSKWEIIEAGLQVVQGKCVVNSISLKEGEEEFIHHAKLIKRYGAAVIVMAFDEVGQADNYERRIEIAKRSYDVLVNKVNFAPEDIIFDLNIFPVATGMDEHKRNAIDFIEATAWVKENLPHCSVSGGVSNVSFSFRGNNPVREAMHSVFLYHAIQAGMNMGIVNPTMLEVYDDIPKDLLERVEDVMLDRRDDATERLLDFAETVVGKAKESTVDLSWREEPIQNRITRALVKGIDQYIVEDVEAARQSVDKPIEVIEGHLMTGMNVVGDLFGSGKMFLPQVVKSARVMKKAVAYLLPYIEEEKLKNPQEGESSSAGKILMATVKGDVHDIGKNIVGVVLACNNYEIVDLGVMVPPEKIIQAAKDENVDVIGLSGLITPSLDEMVFLAKEMERQNFTVPLLIGGATTSKAHTAVKIDPQYKNAVVYVNDASRAVTVVGDLLQKETKDAFKKTIKLDYEEFRKQFLKRTKHKEYLPIADARKNKYKIDWKTSEIVKPNALGIQVIEEYDLNKLVEFIDWTPFFRSWELHGKFPDILTDEIVGTQATDLFAEAQQMLTKLIDEKLLTAKAVFGLFKANTINDDDIELETPNGKHTFRTLRQQLKKYAGKPNFALSDFIAPKETGKEDYIGCFCVSTGFGAEEIAENYRKNLDDYNSIMVKALADRLAEAFAECLHKDIRTTHWGYASNESLDNEALIKEEYKGIRPAPGYPACPDHLEKPTIWDILKVKETIGVELTDSLAMWPAASVSGYYFANPEARYFGVGKIKEDQVEDFAARKNIALETALKWLAPNIADD
- the metF gene encoding methylenetetrahydrofolate reductase [NAD(P)H], whose protein sequence is MKVTDHIKNANGKTLFSFEIIPPVKGRNIQELYGNIDPLMEFKPPFIDVTTSREEYIYIDRDGLLDKKLTRMRPGTVGICASIKHKYDVDTVPHVLCGGFTREETEYLLVDCHYLGIDNVMALRGDAMREQKYFEPTKGGHKYAVSLVEQIQKLNCGTYLHEVIETDNCSDFCIGVAGYPEKHMEAPSLLTDLKRLKQKVDAGADYVVTQMFFDNSKYFEFVKAAKDFGIHVPIIPGIKPIAVKKHLQLLPQVFKIDVPQDLVDAVEDCKDNKAVRQVGVDWAIQQSKELKAAGVPVLHYYSMGKSDNIKAIAKELF